A region of the Siniperca chuatsi isolate FFG_IHB_CAS linkage group LG23, ASM2008510v1, whole genome shotgun sequence genome:
CCCTGGCTGTGATGTCTGACAGAGGCTGTGGCTCATCTTTGTTGTGAACCAGGACCACCAGGACAGAGTCATCGCCATCAGAGATCCCAAACCTCTTAAACGCCTCGGAGATCTGTATTAAGGCAGGCATACAGATATGATTAATTAGTAGGTTTATTCATAAGCAAAGGTTGAAAGCAACAAATATTCCTGCACCCATAAAATGATAGAGGTGTAAtgctgttttaaacaaaaagaaactttttgAGATCAAGAAATGGACAACGATATAAAGAAAAGGAAGTACTGGTTACTTACATTATTAGTAGGTGACAGGTTGAAGATTATTTCTGAGTATAAACTTCTTGTCTTCATTTTTCCAATTTTCTGTAAGTGAACAGCCTTGTTGGCAGCTACCAGCACTTGGAAAGGATTCACCAGctgtaaatgaaaaagaaagtctGATGGTGAATGAAGTTTTCAGTTTCCTTGATACCTTTTACTTCCCATTTGGTATAAAATACGTGAGCAATTGTAGAAACACGGCCTACGAACCATGTTTTCTGTGTGGAAAGTAAAACTATTACCTAATGCACATAAAACTTAGAGAAAACGTTGCTTAAGCTGAATGAAAATGTCTCACCATCGTTGGGTTGATCAAGGCACCATTTATTTTACCTTCCACTGCACACTGTCTCAACTCTGCGGCATTTCTGACCTCTTTGAAAAGCATTTGAGTGACTCTGTGGTCAGAGAAAAGCTCTAGTGCCTGTGTTAAATGCATGCTggacaaatgtttaaagaactATGAAGAAATTACGAGATAACCGCGCTTCACGTGAACGTCTTTATATACACTCTATGGTCTGTACACGAGGGGAACCATAACACGGTGTCACTGCTTGGGAGGAAAGTTCCTCTTTAGGAAAACAGCTCCACAAAAGCAGGAAAACGATATCTTAAATAATTACTATTTAAAATCTATCATATGTATAATTATGGTGGTTACTATTATATAGAAGTGTGATGCTTAACTATTTAGCACAACCCAGGAACTAATAGTTATACAAGAGTTTCCGTACCGAGCGTGTTTCCGAAGCGGACCGCCAGCTGTCAAAAATCCGTTTATCAAAACTGGACAGAGTTCAACCAGTTTCCCTCGGAATTGAGATTGTACAGTGGTTTTAATTCGCGAATCTAGTCGTTATGTGGTTTACGCAACATTATTACAGCTAACTTTGCACTGCTTTCACTTTTACATCGGATTTCGTCATCAAACATGGAGAAATTTGAAGGCTACATCTTCACTGCGCTCTGCAGCACCAACTTTTTGATATCCTGCCTGCTGTTCTCCAGAGTCACTCGGGAGCAAAGGGAGCCGTACATGGACGAGATTTTTCATGTCCCACAAGCTCAGAAATACTGCCATGGAAAATTCAACGAGGTAAAGTGGCTCTCTGAAAGTCACGGTAGCCATGAAAGCGAGTCTCTCGTTGTTGTTTAGCGGATTAAGGTTAGCTAGCAGCGGAGCTGCTGTCATTAAAAATGATGTGGCAGCTTGTAGAGCTTTTAATCTCTATGTCGGACATATAGAATATCATTAATGGCGGTTTATGTATTGTTACCGTTTATATGCAGGCAGCTTTATCAAGCACAATTCAGACAAGTGAGATTAGTGGAAATTAAAGGATCATCATATCGTTTTTTTCCCCTAgttttcaaattttaaatcaatttacCACAAACCACGTAAACCTTTTATTACTGACCACGTAATGTCAAAGCGACccgtagtttttgttttattttgccgTCTTTATTTAGCTAGATAAAGGGTACCTTCTCTCTTttataagacaaaaagaaaacacactaaataaatgtacaacCTTTACATATAGCACAGTAAATgttcaaaatataacaaaaagcaaaatatacttTGGAAATGTGTAAGATGTAAACTATATGTAATTTGCAGTAAATGGACTAAAACATTCAGGAGTGTGTTCCTTTAAAAACCGCCAACAAAATGTTAAGTGTCAGTGTTTCATTACAAAATTTAAAGGGCCCTCCAGAGTTTTAGTATTTGACTTTCATTAAGTTGGCCGGCTTACGAGATACATTCTACAAAAGAacggtcaaaattgaagcagcagaggccgagatattcTTCGAACTTATCTTCATGTAAAATTGGTGGCGTGCCCCTTTTTAACATGGTTTTCATCCTCGTGCAGTGGGACCCAATGATCACCACTCTCCCAGGCCTTTACCTTGTCTCTGTGGGAGTCATCAAGCCCGTGGTGTGGCTCGCTGACCTGACAGGCGCCGTGGTGTGTTCCACGGCCATGTTGCGCTTCATCAACCTGCTGTTCAACTGCGGAAACCTTTACCTGCTCTATCTGCTCGTCTGCAAACTGCACCTCAGGGAGAAGGTATTtccagatgatgatgatgatcatgcGTGAGTGATCTTCTTTGTCATCGTCTTGTTTTCTGATGTCGTGTTTCCTCTCTTCCAGACGCGAACCACCTCACGCCGAGTCCTCTCAGCGCTGTCTCTGTCCACCTTCCCTGTGCTCTACTTCTTCAACTTCCTCTACTACACGGACGCCGGATCTACTTTCTTCACCCTCTTCACCTACCTCATGACGCTCTACGGCTGCCACAAGGCCTCCGCATTCCTCGGCGTCTGCTCCGTACTCTTCCGCCAGACTAACATCATCTGGGTGGCCTTCTGCGCAGGCACGTTGGTGGCCGCCAAAATGGACGAGGCCTGGAGGGTGGAGCATACGAAAAAGAGGGATGACAAGTCTCCTCCTTCCCAGGTCCCTCTGTCATTCAGTGGAGCTAAGAAAGTGATTCATTTCACGCTGGAGTTCCTCACCTCGCCCAGTCATGTGAAGGCGGTGGTGCTGGTGGCCTGGCCTTACGCAGTGGTCGGCGTGGGCTTCCTGGTGTTCGTGGTGCTGAATGATGGAATAGTGGTGGGTGACAGAACGAGCCACGAGGCCTGCCTCAACTTCCCCCAACTCTTCTATTTCTTCTCCTTcgccctcttcttctccctccccGTCTCACTTTGTTACTACCGCGTCCTTCGCTTCGTCCAGGCTCTAAAAAAACAGCCTTTGTTCTTCCTCTTCGTCACGGGCGTCTCTTTGCTCCTGGTTTGGAAGTTCACCTTCGTCCACAGGTACCTCCTGGCAGATAACCGCCATTTCCCCTTCTACGTGTGGAAAAGGCTTTTCCAGAAGCACGAGCTGGTGCGCTTCCTCCTCGTCCCCGCGTACGTGTTTGCAGGGTGGAATTTTCTGGACTCCTTCAAGTCGCGCTCACTGTTCTGGAGTCTGGCGTTCCTGGCATGCCTCCTGGCTGCCACAGTACCGCAGAAGCTGCTGGAGTTCAGGTACTTCATCGTACCCTACCTGATGTACCGCCTGCACATgcctctcccctctcttcccaGACTCATTGTGGAGTTTCTTCTGTACACGGTGGTCAATGCTGCCACACTTTACATCTTCATCAGTAAGACCTTCCACTGGCCGGACAGCACAGCCACGCAGAGGTTCATGTGGTGaataaaagagagaagggaagcATCTGATATCAGGAGTTCCTGGACTCCCAACAGGATGTTGGTATCAAAAGATTTTCCCACAGTACATGTGACATTTCAGAAATCAAAGAAAAGCCTCTGTTACATCTCACTAACAGACAAAAATGGCTCATATTGTCACCTTTTTTGTGCAGTGTAACCAAATGCTGTTTGGGATAGTGTTTAGGGATTGCCATAGTTTACGCTGAGAATCAATATTGCTAGTTTTAACGTGACAGGTGGCAGTGAACATCAAAAGCCTTTTAAATCTTAATGTTTGATGTTGAAGGTTTTTAAGGTCGAGTTATTCTGTACTTTGCTTTCATTGACAAAGGCTACCAGTCCTGCAGCAGGGCTGTAAATTTACTGGGAATCAGTTCACAATTACATGAAAATGACCAAGAGTATTCAAAGagaatttcattttgtaaaaattATTAGTTTTTGGCTTAGACAGTTCAGTGGTGGTATCAGTGTTGTAAAATCATCTGTACTGGTCATgtaagtttgacattttctgcaGGTTTCTGGGAATTGACAAGGCTTTTCTTATGGCAAACTGTTTTGtactttaaatgtaaatactgtatgcacTTCTATGAATCGATCTTTGGTGAAATAACTGTTGAGCTGTAAATATGATTGAAGAGACCAAAAATGACAGCCATATTGTAAACTTCAGAATTTTTATTGTATGGGATGTTTTTGTAATGACTGAGATTTTCGCTTTTTGATGGACACATTTTGACCCACGGACAACTTTATAATTACGGGACTAAATTGAAGATACATATGCTTTCCATTTTTACCTTGATTTTTTACTTTGACCAAGCCATAAAGATTTACTGGAGGTGATTCAGAAATGTGTCGTTCATTATTAATTtagatgtttttgtatttttgtttgtcattgagtttatttttttgcacttcTGCACATCTTGCCTTCTGTATGTTTCCCCTTTCTGTTGGCGATTTTCATTGTGCCTgatttgtgtgcttgtgtttttatttttttaatttcacatttatttttctatgtaGGTACATAGATGTTCCATAATTAATGTCCATCCAGCTGTATGCTGCTCCTCTGTTGATACAATCTTGTGTATACCTTTGAATAAAACAACATGCTTtcagtcaagtttatttatggAGCACTTTTGGCAACTATATGGACCACAAAAATCTTTACAGAAGACAAAGAGCaacaaaaagaagcaaaataaaatgattgttttttttttttaagtgtatcACAAACTTGAGCAGATCATGAGATTTGCATTGACAGACATCAACTGATCATATTGGTCTCATATGTTGGTCTCATATCCAGTGAGTTTGGAAAAATGTGTTCACATCACAACAGAGTGTTTATTTAAAGGGGTGTTGTACTAGTTTGATTTACTCtgcaggcagtggtggaaaaagatATACCATACCGCTCTGTAAAactactctgttacaagttagTTTGACTCAATATGTTAATAAGATAATATAGATAATGAAATTTTTGGTTATTAACTATTGTATACAGCGGGGTCTAACCTGTACATCTTGAGTCTAACTCAACAGATCATCCAGAATCCGTCACTAGGAGGAGCTATAAGACAAAGCTAGATGGTTCTATGAACAGAGCAAGTTCTTTAACATAAGTAAATCAATCAAAGTGGTTATAAATTTAACACTTTACCCTTAAACTATGCTTCCACAGCTGAGTAACACAGAAAAACGTCATGC
Encoded here:
- the tprkb gene encoding EKC/KEOPS complex subunit TPRKB, with product MHLTQALELFSDHRVTQMLFKEVRNAAELRQCAVEGKINGALINPTMLVNPFQVLVAANKAVHLQKIGKMKTRSLYSEIIFNLSPTNNISEAFKRFGISDGDDSVLVVLVHNKDEPQPLSDITARVNGRHVPVEDVSSLSDHAKIKKLYKVTPQEEKCGTLLDAVVCRMATKDVM
- the alg10 gene encoding dol-P-Glc:Glc(2)Man(9)GlcNAc(2)-PP-Dol alpha-1,2-glucosyltransferase gives rise to the protein MEKFEGYIFTALCSTNFLISCLLFSRVTREQREPYMDEIFHVPQAQKYCHGKFNEWDPMITTLPGLYLVSVGVIKPVVWLADLTGAVVCSTAMLRFINLLFNCGNLYLLYLLVCKLHLREKTRTTSRRVLSALSLSTFPVLYFFNFLYYTDAGSTFFTLFTYLMTLYGCHKASAFLGVCSVLFRQTNIIWVAFCAGTLVAAKMDEAWRVEHTKKRDDKSPPSQVPLSFSGAKKVIHFTLEFLTSPSHVKAVVLVAWPYAVVGVGFLVFVVLNDGIVVGDRTSHEACLNFPQLFYFFSFALFFSLPVSLCYYRVLRFVQALKKQPLFFLFVTGVSLLLVWKFTFVHRYLLADNRHFPFYVWKRLFQKHELVRFLLVPAYVFAGWNFLDSFKSRSLFWSLAFLACLLAATVPQKLLEFRYFIVPYLMYRLHMPLPSLPRLIVEFLLYTVVNAATLYIFISKTFHWPDSTATQRFMW